The sequence below is a genomic window from Mycobacterium sp. ITM-2016-00316.
CGATGCGAAGACGAGCATTCCGGCACGAAGGTCGTCGTGCTTTCCGGCGCCGAAGGAATGTGCGTTCGGGAAGGCGACATGAACCGCAGCGAAGGTCGTGATTCCGTCACCTGGATGTCGCTGGGCGCGAATCCCGGTGACTGGGCCGCGGATCCGTGGCCGCAACTGAGCGCGGCTGATGTGGTGGTGACGCACGCAGGGCAGAACAGCATCGCCGATGTCGCTGCTGCGTCCCGGCCGACGATCGTGATCCCGCAGCCCCGACCGTTCGACGAACAACGAACGACTGCGGAAGTGCTGCACCGCAACCAGCTCGCGGTCGTCGCATCCCGTTGGCCACAACGACACGCCTGGCCCGCACTGTTGGATCGGGCGAAATCGATCGACAGCGAGCGCTGGAAGTTGTGGGAGACCGAAGGTGCCGCGAGTCGAGCGGCGAAGGCAATAGAGGACACGGCTCTTCGGTGCCGGGGAAGGTTCGCCCGATGAAAACCGCCGTCATCACCACCGTGCACGGCAGGCCCGCGCACCTGCGCAACCTGCGCATCGGACTTGGCCGCAACACGCGACTCTGCGACCTGCATGTGGTTGTCGCCATTGATGACCCGGACGTCTCGAACGTGATCGGCGAGGCCGATGTGCCTACCGTTCTGGTCGACTGTTCGGCCGGGGACCCAGCGCTGCCCGTGTCCCGTGCGCGCAACCTCGGCGCGGCCACCGCGCTGAAGGAAGGGTCGGGCCTGCTCGTCTTCCTCGATGTCGATTGCATACCCGGACGCGAACTCGTGTCGTGCTACTACGAGGCCGCGCAACAACCCGAGCATGCGGAGGCGCTGTTGTGCGGTCCGGTGACCTATCTGCCCCCAGCGGGGCCGGACGGCTATCCGATGGATCGACTGCATGAACTGGCCAGTCCGCATCCGGCCCGCCCGGCACCGCCCGGCCACCGAATCGTGGCCGGCGCCGATTATCGGCTGTTCTGGTCGCTGTCCTTCGCCGTGACGTCGCCCACCTGGTGCCGGATCGGCGGTTTCTCGGAGGATTACCGCGGTTATGGCGGCGAGGACACCGATTTCGCCCAACGCGCGGCAGCTCAGGACGTCTTCCTGAAGTGGGTCGGTGGCGCGGACGCCTTCCATCAGTACCACCCGGTGTCCGATCCCCCGGTCGAACACCTCGATGACATTCTGCGCAATGCTGCAGTGTTCGAACAGAAATGGGGATGGTGGCCGATGGAGGGATGGCTGCAGGCATTTGAGTCGCTCGGGTTGATCGGCAGAGATCCGACGGGGAAGCCGGTTCGACTGAGCGTCGACCGCCGGGTGGATGCGTCGTGACCTTTCAGCCCAAAGCGGCGAGGATTTCCTGGATTCCGGCCCGCATGGCGGTGACGGTGTCGGCACCCACCCGATCGGCGGCGCGCTGGTTGGCGGCGCCGGCGCGCCGGTTCATCGCCGCCAAGGCCACGCGCCCCTTGCTGGTCAGACCGAGGACCGGTGACGTCCGGTGCCCGGGGTTGGCGGTGAAATCGGCCAGCCCTTCGGAGACCAGATCGTTGGCCACCCGTTGCACCGCCTGGCGGGTGACGCCCAGTCGGCGTGCGGCGGCAGGCACGGGGAGACCGTCCCCGGACACCGCGTTCAGCAGTTGCCACCGCGCCTGTGTTTGCCCTTCCTTGGCGGCCAAGGACTCTCCGGACTGCCGCAACGCGCCGGCCAGTTCGTAGACATCGGCCACCAGGAGCGCGAACTCGTCGCCACTTGACAACATGTTGTCATAGTAGCCTAGGATGGGCGCCATGACGATGGCACTCGAGAACCTGCGGCGCGCGTTCCAGGCGGCGACGGACGTGCGCCCGGAGATCGGGGGATTCCCTTACCTGGCCGAGACTTTGCGTCGCGCAGGGGTTCGCCGCAACGAATGGCTGCTGCCGTCATTGCAGCGGATCTATCACACCGATGCGGGAGCGGTGGTCGAGCAGGGCACCCCGCTGCTGCACGGACTCGCCGAGATCCCGTCGTTCGACTCCGGCGCGCTGATTCGCGCGTTGCGGGCCGACCAGGAGGGGCGGGCGCCCTTCGAGCAGTTCATCTCGTCGGCGTGGGAGGCCGGTGTGGTGCGTTGGGTGGTCGATCTGGATGCCCGAACCTGCACCTACCACGGCAGCTCCGGTGAAACCTATGTGGAGAACTACCCCGCCGTCACCATCGGGGTGTGATCACGGCGTGACGGGGAGGGTGGCCCCGGTGGCCAGCCGGGCGTACTCACGCATCAGGCGCAACGCCGTCCGGCGATCCAATGCCGGGTCGCGGGCGACGATGCGATAGCCGAGATAGTCCTCCATCGACATCAACGTCATGGCGATATCGCGAGCGGGAGAGTTCAGCCGGAATGCGCCGCTCTCCGCACCGGTGGTGAGCAGGTCGCTGTAGAGGTCGACCTGGCGGTGATAGATGGCCTGCACGTCGCGGCGCTGATCGAGTTCGAATCCGGCCGCAAGCACCGCGCGCCAGATCGCGCGCCATTCGGCGTCCTCGGGACCGGACGGGAGGCCGGCCGCGATGGTCAATGCCAGCTGGGTGGCCGGATCGTCGGTCCGGGCGCCGATCTGCAGGCGTTCGTCGTAGAAGCGGACATCGGATCGCAGGGCCAGTTCGGACAGCAGCTCGGTCATGTCCTTGAAGTAGTACCGCAGCGCATTGGTGGTCAGGCCGAGCTCGGCGGCCACGTCGGCGAGCTTGAGGGAGGCCAGGTCGTGGCGCTCGATGACGGCGATGGCGGCATCCAGGATCTCGCCACGTCGCTCTTCTTGCCGGTTCGGTCGCGCCATCGTCCCTATTTTGCCGTTTCTGTTGCGCGGAGGCGTACGCGGGCGCATAGTTCTTTTCCAAATAGGAAAATAACTCCTGAACGAAATGAAACCAATGCGTGCCAGAGATCTCGGCGTGGTCATCGGGGAACACCCCACCGGACCCCACAACGCCATCACCGACGTGCCAGGTGTGCGAGTCGGTCACACCACGCTGCAGGGTGACGGCGTCAACACCGGCGTGACCGTCGTCGTCCCGCACGACGACATCTGGACCGAGCCCCTTTTCGCCGGGTCGCATGTCCTCAACGGCAGTGGTGAGCTGACCGGGCTGGAGTGGATCCGCGAATCCGGAGAGCTCACCACCGCGATCGGACTCACCAACACCCACAGTGTCGGCGTGGTACGCGACAGCCTAGTGGCCGAGCAGGTGCGCGTGCGCGGTGACGGGGTGTACTGGTCGCTGCCGGTGGTGGGGGAGACCTACGACGGATTTCTCAACGACATCAACGGTTTTCACGTCCGCCCCGAACACGTCCGCGCGGCACTGGCCTCTGCCGCCGACGGACCCGTCGCCGAGGGCAATGTCGGTGGCGGCACCGGGATGATCTGCCACCAGTTCAAGGGCGGTATCGGGACCGCCTCGCGGGTGCACGATTACACCGTCGGTGTGCTGGTGCAGGCCAATCACGGCCGCCGCGAACGGCTTCGGATCAACGGAAGATCGGTCACACAGCCGAGCGTGCCGCTGCCCGCCTACCCGCCCGGGTATGCGCCGGGCTCGGGGTCGATCATCGTCATCGTCGCCACCGATGCGCCGCTGCTGCCGCACCAGTGCCGGCGACTGGCCCAGCGCGCGGCGCTGGGCGTCGGCCGACTCGGTGGCACCGGCGAACAGTACAGCGGTGACCTGATGCTCGCGTTCACCACCGGCAACCGCGGCATCCCGTCCTACGGGGCGAACGGGGATGTCACCGGGATCCCGGCGGAGATCCCGCTGCGCATGGTGGGTCCACTTCTGATGGACCTGCTGTTCGACCTCACCATCGAGGCCACCGAAGAGGCCATCGTCAACGCCATGGTGGCCGCCGAAACGGTCACCGGCTACCGGGGATACACCGTGCACGCCCTCGACCACGACCTGCTCACCTCGGCTCTTCAGGAGAACTCATGACCACCACCGAAAGTAAGCGCCTGTCCGGGCATCTCGGCCCCGTCGGAATCGTCTTCATGGTCGTCGCGGCGGCGGCCCCGCTGACCGTCATCGGCGGGAACATGCCGCTGGCGATGGGCCTGGGCAACGGTGCGGGTGCCCCGGTCGGCTTTCTGACCGCCTCGCTGGTGCTGCTGGTCTTCAGCGTCGGGTTCGTGACCATGACGCCGCACGTTCCGGAGGCCGGCGCCTTTTTCTCCTATGTCACGGTCGGTCTCGGTGAGCGGATGGGCAAGGGGATCGCGGTGGTGGCGCTGATCGCCTACACCGCGATCCAGGTCGGCATCTACGGCTACATCGGCTGGGCCATCAGCGACACGGTCGCGTTCTACGACGGTCCGGTCATCCCCTGGCCGGTCTACTCGTTCGCCATTCTTGCGGTCGTCGCGGTGCTGGGTTACCGGCACATCGGACTGAGCGCCAAGGTGCTCGGCGTGGCGCTGGCCCTGGAGATCGGCATCGTGGTGATCCTGGATCTGGCCATCGTCGCCGACCCCGGCCCGGCCGGCATCACCTTCGTCTCGTTCACCCCGGATGTGTTCGGCCAGGGCGCCATCGGCATCGCCATCCTTTTCGCGCTCACCGGGTTCATCGGATTCGAGGCGACCGCGGTCTTCCGGGACGAGGCCCGGGAACCCGAACGGACGATCCCGCGCGCCACCTACGCCGCGGTCATCCTCATCGGCGCCTTCTACACGCTGACCGTGTGGGCCTTCGTGGTGGCGATCGGACCCGACCTGGTCGCGGCCACCGCGCAGCAGACCCTCGACGGGGAGGGCAACATGCTGCTCGACACCACCGATGCCGCGCTCGGCCGCGTCGGCCGCGACATCGTCAACATCCTGCTGCTGACCAGCCTTTTCGCCTGTGTGCTGTCCTTCCACAACGTGATCGCTCGCTACCAGTTCGTGCTGTCGCGCAAGGGCTTGCTGCCGGCACGCCTCGGGGCGGTGCACGACAGCCATGAGTCGCCGGCGTTCTCATCGGTGGTGCAGACTGTGACGGCGGCCGTCATCGTCGGCATCCTGGCCCTGCTCGGAATCGACCCACTGGTCGGTGTTTTCGGCTCCATGGCGGGTGTCGCAACCGTCGGTATGGTGCTGCTGATGCTGACCACGTCGGTGGCGGTGTTGGTCTTCTTCCTCAAGAACCGCGATCTCGGCGGCGGGGTGTGGCACACCAGGATCGCTCCGGTGCTGGCCGTGCTGGGTCTGCTGGCCAGCCTGTGGCTGGTGCTGTCCAATTTCACCCTCGTCACCGGTGGCAGTGCCACGCTCAGCACGGTCCTGGCTGCGGTGCCGTTCGTGGGCCTGGTGATCGGCGCGTTGTTGTGGAAGCCGGCCGGCGCCACATTGACCTGATCGATCGTTGTTGCCGAGTATGCGGTGATCCTGGCCCAGGTGTTTAGCCGAGGGCGTGTACCGGGCATTAACCCCCGGTGCCCCGCCCCGAACTGAGCCCACATGTCTTCGTGGTGTTCGGCGCCACCGGCGATCTGGCCCGGCGAAAGCTGTTTCCCGGTCTGTACCGGCTTGCGGCGACGCAGCGGCTGCCCACCGACTACACCGTGATCGGATCGGGCCGTCATTCACCGGGCAGCGATGACGAGTTCCGCGACGACATCGGCACCGCCCTGCGCGGGTCGGCCGACGCCCTGGACGAAGTTGTCCTCTCGGATTTGTTGTCCCGTATATGTTTTCAGACATCTGACGCCGCTGACGGCGCCGACCTGGCTGCGGCGGTACGCGAAGCGCGGGAAAAGCTCGGCAACGATGCGCGGGTGGTGATCTATCTGTCGGTTCCGCCTGAGGCCATGCAGTCCATGATCGACATGCTCGGCCATCAGGGGTTGGCCGAGGATGCGCGCATCGTGGTCGAGAAGCCCTTCGGCACCGACCTTGCGTCCTCGCGTGATCTCGACGCGGCGCTCAAGCAGATTGCCGACGAGGACCGGGTGTACCGGATCGACCACTTCCTGGGAAAGGAAGCGGTGCAGAACATCCTGGCGCTTCGCTTCGCCAACGGTCTGATCGAGTCCGCCTGGAACCGTGAACATCTGGAGTCGGTGCAGATCGATGTCCCCGAGGAACTCAGCGTCGAGGGCCGCGGCAGTTTCTATGAATCGACGGGCTGCTTTCGCGACATGATCACCACCCACCTGTGTCAGGTGCTCGGTTTCGTCGCGATGGAGCCGCCGCCACGTGCCGACGCGGTGTCGCTGCGCGATGCGAAAGCCGCGGTGTTCGAGGCGCTGCGCCCCTTCGATCCCGACCGTGTGGTGTTCGGGCAGTACGACGGCTACCGCGACGAGGACGATGTCGCCGACGATTCGGCGGTGGAGACGTTCGTGGCCTTGGAGGCCTTCGTCGACACCCCGCGCTGGCAGGACGTGCCGTTCTATCTACGGACCGGCAAGACGTTGGGTGACACCCGACGCACCGTCACGCTGACGTTCCGGGCACCGAGCGCGGGTCCGTTCCGTGGCGACGGGCACGGCCCGAACCGGCTTGTCCTGGAATTGACGGACGAACCGGCGATCGGTGCGCGGCTGCTTGCCAAACGCCCCGGTCCGGACCTGGAGTTGATGCCGGTCGGTGTGAGCTTCGATCTCGGTGACACGGTGTCCGATGAGGTTCCGCTGGAGGCCTATGAGCGGTTGCTGCTCGACGTCATCCGCGGCGACCAGACGCTGTTCACCCGTTCCGACGAGGTGGATCGGCTGTGGCAGGTGTGCCAGCCGGTGCTCGATGCACCGCCGGCGGCACAGACCTATGGGAAAGGATCGTGGGGTCCGGAGGAAGCGCTGGCGCTGACCGACTGGTGGCTGCCCGATGAGTGAGCGTCCTCTCGCGATCTCCCAGCATGGCCTCATCGGCGATCTGCGCACCTGCGCGCTGGTCGGCACCGACGGAACCATCGATTGGTTCTGTGCGCCGAGATTCGACTCGCCCAGTGTCTTCGGGTCGATTCTGGATCAAGACCGTGGTGGCAGTTGGCAATTGACGCCCACCACTGCTGTCACCCGGACCCAGCAGTTCTACTACCCCGACACCGCCGTGCTGATCACCCGATTCCTGACCGATGACGGCGTCGCCGAGGTGCATGACTTCATGCCGGTGATCTCGCCCGACGAACCTGAACACCGGCAGCGGCTGGTGCGGCGGATCAGCGGGGTGCGCGGGTGCCTGACGCTGCAGATGCGACTGGACGCGCGGCCCGACTACGCGCGTCAATTCTGTACCGCGCAACGTTCCGGGGACGGCGTGCTGGTCACCGGTGACGGTGTACGGCTGGGGCTGTCTGCCTCCACGGAAATGACGATCGATGACAGCGGCGAGAACAGCATCGTGACAGCAGATTTCGAGCTCGGCACCGGTGACACCGCGTTGTTCGTGTTGGAGATGCTCGATGACGGTGACGAGGTCACTGCCGGTTCGATGGGCCGCACGGATGCGTTACTCGACGCGACCACGAAGTTCTGGCGCGAATGGATCGCGAGCTCGACCTACACCGGACGTTGGCGTGAGACGGTGCACCGCTCGGCCATCACGCTCAAACTGCTCACCCATGAGCCCAGCGGCGCGATCATCGCCGCGCCGACCACCAGCCTGCCCGCCCCGATCGGCGGCAGTCGCAACTGGGACTACCGCTACGTGTGGATTCGTGACGCAGGCTTCAGCATGTACGCGCTGCTGCGGCTCGGATTTCTGAACGAGGCAAGGGAATTCACGCGATGGCTGTCCGAGCGGATGGGGCAGCGCGATGGTGACGACAAGCGGCTGGGGCCGCTTCGGGTGCTCTACGACATCGACGGCAATCTGCCCGAGGAGCAAGAACTCGACCACCTGTCGGGACACCGTGGCTCGCGGCCGGTTCGGGTGGGCAATGCGGCGGCCACGCAGCTGCAGCTCGACATCTACGGGGAGATCATCGACTCGGTCTACCTGTTCAACAAGTACGGTCCGGGGATCAGCCACGACGCGTGGATGGATGTCTGCGACATCGTCGACTGGGTCGCCGAGAACTGGGATCGGTCCGACGCGGGCATGTGGGAGGTCCGCGACGAGGCGATGCCGTACACGACCTCGCGATTGATGTGCTGGGTGGCCATCGAGCGCGCCATCCGGATCGCCCGGGCGCGCGGGCTGCCCGGGGACCTGGTGGCCTGGGGCAGGGCCCGCGACGAAATCTATGACCGGATCATGACCAAATCGTGGAACTCGGACCTGGAGGCGTTCACCCGGGTCGAGGGTGGTACCGACCTCGAAGCGGGGCTGCTGCTGATGCCCATGATGAAGTTCCTGTCGCCGGCCGATCCGCGGTTCCTCTCGACGTTGCGTGCCGTCGAACAGCATCTGGTCACCGACAGTCTGGTGTTCCGGTATGAGCCGGGCACCGACGGCCTCGACGGCAAGGAGGGCACCTTCTCGATCTGCTCGTTCTGGTATGTCGAAGCGCTCACCCGGGCGGGTCGGCTCGCCGACGCCCAGCTGGCACTGGAGAAGATGTTCACCTACGCCAATCACGTCGGGCTCTACGCCGAGCAGGTCAGTGCGACCGGCGACCAGGTCGGCAACTTCCCGCAGGCGTTCACCCACCTTGCTCTCATCAGTGCGGCCATCAATCTGGATCGCGCTTTGAACGGGTGACGGGTCTGCGGGTCAGTTGCCGCGGAACGGGCTGGTATTCGCTACAACGGAACAAGCCCGAGACGTCCGAGCTCAGCTGGCTTGACGTGATACGCGGCCGAGTAGCTGTGCTGCGTTTGCGCGACGTAAGTGTGAGTGCGTGTCTCGGTTCGTTTCTGGTCTGAAATGGCGTTTGCTGGATATCAAAGCTTGGCGAGCGTCGCGGAGGGCCGCATAGTGCTGAACAGCAATGTCGTAAATTTTTGTAGGCTAAAGAGGTTTAAATCTTCGGCGACGCAAGTTTGCTTGCGAGCAACTCCTACGCAGTGTAATACTGGCGTTTGTCGAAGAGTCACCGTTCGCTCCAGTGCGCGGCACTCGTCAGCAGTCAGGTTGACCGGATGAAACTGTCGGAGGTTGGTGACCGCATCAACGCGGCGCGCGGCTACGCCAAGGTGGGGCGGCCCGTGTTGCTGCCGCATCTGCGGTGGGAGTTGCAGCAGGTGATGTCACGAGTTCGGCCAGAAGATCTTTCGGCCAACGAAATCGCGGCGCTACTCGCCATCCTCACGCCGGCCCACTGCCGGGTTATCGGCGGACCAGCCGGCCGGCCAATGCGGCCCGGCCTCGGGGTCTGCGGCCAACACCCGACGTCGGATCTCGCCCAGTAGCGAATCGATCGACACCCGGGTCAGGTCGCCGGTGAGGGTCGTCATCTCGACAACGCCGGCATCTTCGCTCGACAGGTAGTCCGCGGCGACGAGGGCTTCGACCGGCGACCGGCGATACGTCCGCGCGAAGGTCACGACCGCCTCGGCTCGCGGTGTGTTGGTGCCGCTTTGCCACCTGGAGATGCTGGATTGATCGATGCCGGTAGCGGCGGCGATGTCTTTCTGGGTTGCATTCCCCGTCACCGTCACGACATATCGCCACCACGTCGCCTGTGCCACCGGGACAGGGTATGGCACATCGCCGGGTGTGGGTCCATCCGATGCGCGCCCGGAATTCCCGGCGCCGGTTTCCGTGCTCGTTTCGACGATATTCAAGCCTCCGTTGCAGCAAACCGCGAGATCGCCCCGAGATTTGCCCTAAACAGTGACATGCATATGCGCAATACTGTATGGTTACGAGCATACATGCAGGACTGTGACCATAATGGGACATGCTCGCGCTATCGCCAGCGGCAGTCATGGGTGTGGGCGGATTGCCATCAGGCAAATCCGCTTTGCGGCCCCTGTCGGGCCCGAACGAGGAGCTACTCAATGAAGAAATCCATGTATCCCTATGCCACCGGAATCGCGATCGCCGGCGCCGGGGCGTTGTTCGCCCTTGCTCCCGGCACGGCTCAGGCCGCACCGTTGACGAACCCGTCGGTGCAGCCGGCGGGGGGCGTCAACTGCTTGGTCGTCGCTGACGGTTGTCCGTCGAACAACTTCTCGGGCGCGGACTTCGTGATCAGCCAGATCGCCCCGACGCCGAACGCACTTGCTGCCTTCGCGGCGATCAGCGCCCATTCGCCGCTGTACAACCTCATCGGGGTCGCGGGACAGATCCCGATTGTCAACTTCTTCATCGCCAACGGTGTCGACGGCGCGGCGGGCTCCGGAGCCAACGGCGGCAATGCCGGCCTGTTGATCGGGTTCGGTGGCGTCGGGGGCTCCGGCGCGGATGGCGTCGTCGGCGGACGGGGCGGTAACGCCGGCCTGTTCATCGGCAATGGTGGCGCAGGCGGGATCGGTGGGTCCGCTGCCGCCGGTGGTAACGGAGGCAATTCGGGTCTGCTGGCGCACTTTGCCAGCGGCGGCGCCGGTGGTGTAGGCGGCGACGGCGCGGTCGGCGGTAACGGCGGCAGTTCCGGTCTGTTGGCGCACTTCAGTAGCGGTGGCGCCGGCGGGGCCGGCGGAGTCGGAGCCAACGGTGGTAACGGCGGCAACGCCGGGTTGCTGGCGATCTTGGGTCAGGGCGGCCGCGGCGGGGTCGGCGGTGCCGGCACTTCGGGTGTTGACGGGACCGACGCCACGGGTACTGGCGCGGCAGGTGGGACCGGGACGCCAGGAACGACACCGGGCGGCGACGGTGCCGACGGGGTCAACCTCACCCCCGGTGGCCCCGCGGGTGTCGAAGGTGCTGCCGGCGCGGCGGGCGTCGCCACCGGTGGTGACGGCCTGCCCGGCACCACGGGCAACCCCGGTGGAGCCGGTGGCGCGGGCGGCGCGGCAG
It includes:
- a CDS encoding glycosyltransferase, whose product is MPEPHPFTSVVELPRDDHAAGRALNPTANGALHWAPQSDTGYGDRMAAIVQWVKDAQPEVFVVDVSVEVAVFVRLLGVPVVVTALPGNRIDAPHRLVHRMADQIIAAWPKDLRVPSWLRPYENKTAFVGGISRFDGRPRCEDEHSGTKVVVLSGAEGMCVREGDMNRSEGRDSVTWMSLGANPGDWAADPWPQLSAADVVVTHAGQNSIADVAAASRPTIVIPQPRPFDEQRTTAEVLHRNQLAVVASRWPQRHAWPALLDRAKSIDSERWKLWETEGAASRAAKAIEDTALRCRGRFAR
- a CDS encoding glycosyltransferase family 2 protein; this encodes MKTAVITTVHGRPAHLRNLRIGLGRNTRLCDLHVVVAIDDPDVSNVIGEADVPTVLVDCSAGDPALPVSRARNLGAATALKEGSGLLVFLDVDCIPGRELVSCYYEAAQQPEHAEALLCGPVTYLPPAGPDGYPMDRLHELASPHPARPAPPGHRIVAGADYRLFWSLSFAVTSPTWCRIGGFSEDYRGYGGEDTDFAQRAAAQDVFLKWVGGADAFHQYHPVSDPPVEHLDDILRNAAVFEQKWGWWPMEGWLQAFESLGLIGRDPTGKPVRLSVDRRVDAS
- a CDS encoding MarR family winged helix-turn-helix transcriptional regulator gives rise to the protein MLSSGDEFALLVADVYELAGALRQSGESLAAKEGQTQARWQLLNAVSGDGLPVPAAARRLGVTRQAVQRVANDLVSEGLADFTANPGHRTSPVLGLTSKGRVALAAMNRRAGAANQRAADRVGADTVTAMRAGIQEILAALG
- a CDS encoding DUF1398 domain-containing protein — protein: MTMALENLRRAFQAATDVRPEIGGFPYLAETLRRAGVRRNEWLLPSLQRIYHTDAGAVVEQGTPLLHGLAEIPSFDSGALIRALRADQEGRAPFEQFISSAWEAGVVRWVVDLDARTCTYHGSSGETYVENYPAVTIGV
- a CDS encoding TetR/AcrR family transcriptional regulator, with the translated sequence MARPNRQEERRGEILDAAIAVIERHDLASLKLADVAAELGLTTNALRYYFKDMTELLSELALRSDVRFYDERLQIGARTDDPATQLALTIAAGLPSGPEDAEWRAIWRAVLAAGFELDQRRDVQAIYHRQVDLYSDLLTTGAESGAFRLNSPARDIAMTLMSMEDYLGYRIVARDPALDRRTALRLMREYARLATGATLPVTP
- a CDS encoding P1 family peptidase, with amino-acid sequence MRARDLGVVIGEHPTGPHNAITDVPGVRVGHTTLQGDGVNTGVTVVVPHDDIWTEPLFAGSHVLNGSGELTGLEWIRESGELTTAIGLTNTHSVGVVRDSLVAEQVRVRGDGVYWSLPVVGETYDGFLNDINGFHVRPEHVRAALASAADGPVAEGNVGGGTGMICHQFKGGIGTASRVHDYTVGVLVQANHGRRERLRINGRSVTQPSVPLPAYPPGYAPGSGSIIVIVATDAPLLPHQCRRLAQRAALGVGRLGGTGEQYSGDLMLAFTTGNRGIPSYGANGDVTGIPAEIPLRMVGPLLMDLLFDLTIEATEEAIVNAMVAAETVTGYRGYTVHALDHDLLTSALQENS
- a CDS encoding APC family permease, yielding MTTTESKRLSGHLGPVGIVFMVVAAAAPLTVIGGNMPLAMGLGNGAGAPVGFLTASLVLLVFSVGFVTMTPHVPEAGAFFSYVTVGLGERMGKGIAVVALIAYTAIQVGIYGYIGWAISDTVAFYDGPVIPWPVYSFAILAVVAVLGYRHIGLSAKVLGVALALEIGIVVILDLAIVADPGPAGITFVSFTPDVFGQGAIGIAILFALTGFIGFEATAVFRDEAREPERTIPRATYAAVILIGAFYTLTVWAFVVAIGPDLVAATAQQTLDGEGNMLLDTTDAALGRVGRDIVNILLLTSLFACVLSFHNVIARYQFVLSRKGLLPARLGAVHDSHESPAFSSVVQTVTAAVIVGILALLGIDPLVGVFGSMAGVATVGMVLLMLTTSVAVLVFFLKNRDLGGGVWHTRIAPVLAVLGLLASLWLVLSNFTLVTGGSATLSTVLAAVPFVGLVIGALLWKPAGATLT
- the zwf gene encoding glucose-6-phosphate dehydrogenase — translated: MPRPELSPHVFVVFGATGDLARRKLFPGLYRLAATQRLPTDYTVIGSGRHSPGSDDEFRDDIGTALRGSADALDEVVLSDLLSRICFQTSDAADGADLAAAVREAREKLGNDARVVIYLSVPPEAMQSMIDMLGHQGLAEDARIVVEKPFGTDLASSRDLDAALKQIADEDRVYRIDHFLGKEAVQNILALRFANGLIESAWNREHLESVQIDVPEELSVEGRGSFYESTGCFRDMITTHLCQVLGFVAMEPPPRADAVSLRDAKAAVFEALRPFDPDRVVFGQYDGYRDEDDVADDSAVETFVALEAFVDTPRWQDVPFYLRTGKTLGDTRRTVTLTFRAPSAGPFRGDGHGPNRLVLELTDEPAIGARLLAKRPGPDLELMPVGVSFDLGDTVSDEVPLEAYERLLLDVIRGDQTLFTRSDEVDRLWQVCQPVLDAPPAAQTYGKGSWGPEEALALTDWWLPDE
- a CDS encoding glycoside hydrolase family 15 protein; translated protein: MSERPLAISQHGLIGDLRTCALVGTDGTIDWFCAPRFDSPSVFGSILDQDRGGSWQLTPTTAVTRTQQFYYPDTAVLITRFLTDDGVAEVHDFMPVISPDEPEHRQRLVRRISGVRGCLTLQMRLDARPDYARQFCTAQRSGDGVLVTGDGVRLGLSASTEMTIDDSGENSIVTADFELGTGDTALFVLEMLDDGDEVTAGSMGRTDALLDATTKFWREWIASSTYTGRWRETVHRSAITLKLLTHEPSGAIIAAPTTSLPAPIGGSRNWDYRYVWIRDAGFSMYALLRLGFLNEAREFTRWLSERMGQRDGDDKRLGPLRVLYDIDGNLPEEQELDHLSGHRGSRPVRVGNAAATQLQLDIYGEIIDSVYLFNKYGPGISHDAWMDVCDIVDWVAENWDRSDAGMWEVRDEAMPYTTSRLMCWVAIERAIRIARARGLPGDLVAWGRARDEIYDRIMTKSWNSDLEAFTRVEGGTDLEAGLLLMPMMKFLSPADPRFLSTLRAVEQHLVTDSLVFRYEPGTDGLDGKEGTFSICSFWYVEALTRAGRLADAQLALEKMFTYANHVGLYAEQVSATGDQVGNFPQAFTHLALISAAINLDRALNG
- a CDS encoding helix-turn-helix transcriptional regulator, giving the protein MAQATWWRYVVTVTGNATQKDIAAATGIDQSSISRWQSGTNTPRAEAVVTFARTYRRSPVEALVAADYLSSEDAGVVEMTTLTGDLTRVSIDSLLGEIRRRVLAADPEAGPHWPAGWSADNPAVGRREDGE
- a CDS encoding PGRS repeat-containing protein, encoding MKKSMYPYATGIAIAGAGALFALAPGTAQAAPLTNPSVQPAGGVNCLVVADGCPSNNFSGADFVISQIAPTPNALAAFAAISAHSPLYNLIGVAGQIPIVNFFIANGVDGAAGSGANGGNAGLLIGFGGVGGSGADGVVGGRGGNAGLFIGNGGAGGIGGSAAAGGNGGNSGLLAHFASGGAGGVGGDGAVGGNGGSSGLLAHFSSGGAGGAGGVGANGGNGGNAGLLAILGQGGRGGVGGAGTSGVDGTDATGTGAAGGTGTPGTTPGGDGADGVNLTPGGPAGVEGAAGAAGVATGGDGLPGTTGNPGGAGGAGGAAAGDAPVATGGNGAAGASGSEGANGGAGGAGGAADTTAAGGTATGGNGAAGGNGGAGATDGGAGGAGGAGTSTNGVGTGGNGANGGNGGIGAPGEAGGTGSAGGTGGAGANGVTTGTAGTAGGNAGAGGNGGTGGLFGGGGAAGNGGTGGSGGTGGAGQAGGDGGTGGTGAAGGDGGTGAAGGNGGAGGAGGAGTGAGGTGVGGTGGIGGSGATGGSGGAAGTGGAGGAGGTGGTGAAGGSGGAAGSGGAAGSAGSGGIFGPGGSSGSGGLNGTGGSTGATGATGATGGTGATGGSGSAGGSGAGGNDGADGADGASS